In the Geobacter sp. FeAm09 genome, one interval contains:
- a CDS encoding PAS domain-containing protein produces MAREGLRVELFGAFQKAQHQSDPLVVQNIRVGPHGGSQTIDLVVQKLDEPELRGMVMVVFRDVHTCPDIPRKRSGKAKDAVSTRITELESELQQAQESLRVNREELQTTREEMQTSQEELKASNEELQSINEELQSTNEELTTSKEEMQSMNEELQTVNSEQQAKVDELSHLNDDMRNFLNSTEVATIFLDSRLNIRRFANASSKLFKLIPSDVGRPLSDIVNELSYPELTADAEKVLRTLVFSEKQVSTTDGRWFSARILPYRTVGDVIDGVDRHHLLQAVGR; encoded by the coding sequence ATGGCCCGGGAAGGGCTTCGCGTCGAGCTGTTCGGCGCCTTCCAGAAGGCCCAGCACCAGAGCGATCCGCTGGTCGTCCAGAACATCCGGGTCGGTCCCCACGGCGGCAGCCAGACCATCGACCTGGTCGTTCAGAAGCTGGACGAGCCGGAGCTGCGGGGGATGGTAATGGTCGTTTTCCGGGATGTCCATACCTGCCCGGACATCCCCCGGAAGCGCTCCGGCAAGGCCAAGGATGCCGTGAGCACCCGGATCACCGAACTGGAGTCGGAACTCCAGCAGGCCCAGGAAAGCCTGCGGGTCAACCGGGAGGAACTCCAGACCACCCGGGAGGAGATGCAGACCTCCCAGGAGGAGCTGAAAGCGTCCAACGAGGAGCTCCAGTCGATCAACGAGGAGCTCCAGTCGACCAACGAGGAGCTGACCACCTCCAAGGAAGAGATGCAGTCGATGAACGAGGAACTCCAGACGGTCAACTCCGAACAGCAGGCCAAGGTGGACGAGCTCTCCCACTTGAACGACGACATGCGAAACTTCCTGAACAGCACCGAGGTCGCCACCATCTTCCTCGACAGCCGGCTGAACATCCGCCGCTTCGCCAACGCCTCCAGCAAGCTGTTCAAACTGATCCCGAGCGACGTGGGGCGCCCCCTTTCGGACATCGTCAACGAACTCTCCTATCCGGAGTTGACCGCCGACGCCGAAAAGGTGCTCCGGACCCTGGTCTTTTCCGAGAAACAGGTTTCCACCACCGACGGCCGCTGGTTCTCGGCCCGGATTCTGCCGTACCGGACCGTGGGTGACGTGATCGACGGGGTCGACCGACATCACCTCCTTCAAGCAGTTGGAAGATGA
- a CDS encoding ATP-binding protein: MKLLHELQVHQVELDLQNEDLQQAYEDLRASRDRYALLYDFAPVGYCTIDRDMVIRSVNLTGAVLLGMERSRLVKRHLCQFIADGHRVTCANFLAKTFSDQGIASCELALKTGKGRQLIVQAEAATVGPGNECLVALIDITARKEAEAALRTSREELEQRVVERTAQLALSADREREEMAGRLRALEELRQNELLMVQQGRLAAMGEMLGNIAHQWRQPMNYLGLLLQEIGLSLELGYINKEKYNENLAKAMVTLRHMSETIDDFRWFSAPDKEKRVFRVDEVVTKVLHLVGDHFKAQGIAIDRSTTGAPAINGYPNEYGQVLLNLLMNARDAFPESAEAGKRIRIQLWAEGEKAVLTVADNAGGIDDRIVDRIFDAYFTTKELGKGTGIGLFLSKMIIEKNMGGRITVRNVAEGAEFRVEA; this comes from the coding sequence CTGAAGCTCCTCCACGAGCTGCAGGTCCATCAGGTCGAGCTTGATCTGCAGAACGAGGATCTGCAGCAGGCCTACGAAGACCTGCGGGCCTCCCGGGACCGGTATGCCCTCCTGTACGACTTCGCCCCGGTCGGCTATTGCACCATCGACCGGGACATGGTGATCCGCTCCGTCAACCTGACGGGAGCGGTCCTGCTCGGGATGGAGCGCTCCCGCCTGGTAAAGCGGCACCTCTGCCAGTTCATCGCCGACGGGCACCGCGTAACCTGCGCCAACTTCCTGGCAAAGACGTTTTCGGACCAAGGGATCGCGTCGTGCGAGCTGGCGCTCAAAACGGGGAAAGGCCGGCAGCTCATCGTGCAGGCCGAGGCCGCAACCGTCGGTCCGGGTAATGAATGCCTCGTCGCGCTGATCGACATTACCGCACGCAAGGAGGCGGAAGCAGCACTCCGCACGTCACGGGAAGAATTGGAGCAGCGGGTCGTCGAGCGGACGGCCCAGTTGGCCTTGTCGGCCGACCGGGAACGGGAGGAGATGGCCGGCCGGTTGCGGGCGCTGGAAGAGTTGCGGCAGAACGAGCTCCTGATGGTTCAGCAGGGGCGGCTGGCGGCCATGGGGGAGATGCTCGGCAACATCGCCCACCAGTGGCGCCAGCCGATGAACTACCTCGGGCTCCTGCTCCAGGAGATCGGACTCTCTCTCGAACTTGGCTACATAAACAAGGAGAAGTACAACGAGAACCTGGCCAAGGCGATGGTGACCCTCCGGCACATGTCGGAGACCATCGACGATTTTCGCTGGTTCAGCGCTCCGGACAAGGAAAAGAGGGTATTCCGGGTCGATGAGGTTGTCACCAAGGTGCTCCACCTCGTCGGGGACCACTTCAAGGCACAGGGGATCGCCATCGACCGGAGCACCACCGGCGCCCCCGCCATCAACGGCTATCCCAATGAGTACGGCCAGGTGCTGCTGAACCTGCTGATGAATGCCCGGGATGCCTTCCCCGAATCGGCGGAGGCAGGCAAACGGATACGCATCCAGCTCTGGGCCGAGGGGGAAAAAGCCGTCCTCACCGTCGCCGACAACGCCGGCGGCATCGACGACCGGATCGTGGACAGGATTTTCGACGCCTATTTCACCACCAAGGAACTCGGGAAGGGAACCGGCATCGGCCTGTTTTTATCGAAGATGATCATCGAGAAGAACATGGGGGGGCGCATCACCGTACGAAACGTCGCGGAGGGAGCAGAGTTCAGGGTCGAGGCCTGA
- a CDS encoding response regulator, with the protein MKAGSVTFPTRIILIVEDDHASGVILRDMVARKFPGFAIYVAEDGETGIDFCREHSPGIVVTDINLPGIDGALMAKRIKRRKPDTKFIVLSGYSDTVHLQEFNAIGIHDFLVKPVDLKQLFAAIQACIDAP; encoded by the coding sequence ATGAAAGCCGGAAGCGTCACATTCCCCACACGGATTATCCTGATCGTCGAGGACGACCATGCATCCGGCGTGATTCTCCGCGACATGGTCGCCAGGAAATTCCCCGGTTTCGCCATCTACGTCGCGGAAGATGGCGAAACCGGGATAGATTTTTGCCGGGAGCACTCCCCCGGCATTGTGGTGACCGACATCAACCTGCCGGGAATCGACGGCGCCCTGATGGCCAAGAGAATCAAGCGCCGGAAGCCGGACACGAAGTTCATCGTTCTGTCCGGCTACAGTGACACGGTGCACTTGCAGGAGTTCAACGCTATCGGCATTCACGACTTCCTTGTCAAGCCGGTCGATCTGAAACAGCTGTTCGCTGCGATTCAGGCATGCATCGATGCGCCCTGA
- the purT gene encoding formate-dependent phosphoribosylglycinamide formyltransferase has product MNLGTPLKSGATRLLLLGAGELGKEVAIEAQRLGVEVIAVDRYPHAPAMQVAHRSHVISMLDREALRRVVAEERPDLIVPEIEAIDTEFLLELEQGGQRVIPTARATNLTMNREGIRRLAAEELGLPTARYAFAQSAEELRVNAAAIGFPCVVKPIMSSSGKGQSVVRTAAEVDAAWRYAMEGARGASDTAIIEEFIPFDYEITLLTVRHAGGTSFCPPIGHVQIKGDYHESWQPMAMSAAALAEARRQAAAVTGALGGYGIFGVELFVKGDTVLFSEVSPRPHDTGMVTMISQNASQFELHVRAILGLPVPEILNLAPSASHVILAEESRDNVRFEGLTEALDVPGAKLRLFGKPDTRPGRRMGVALVQGASTDEARSRAEASAHCVRLVSLA; this is encoded by the coding sequence ATGAACCTTGGAACCCCACTGAAATCGGGCGCAACCAGACTGCTCCTGCTGGGAGCGGGAGAATTGGGCAAGGAGGTCGCCATCGAGGCGCAACGTCTCGGTGTGGAGGTGATCGCCGTGGATCGCTATCCCCATGCCCCGGCCATGCAGGTGGCCCACAGAAGCCACGTCATCAGTATGCTGGACCGGGAGGCGCTGCGGCGGGTGGTGGCGGAGGAACGCCCCGACCTGATCGTGCCGGAGATCGAGGCCATCGATACCGAATTTCTGCTGGAACTGGAACAGGGGGGGCAGCGGGTGATCCCCACGGCGCGGGCGACGAACCTGACCATGAACCGGGAGGGCATCCGGCGCTTGGCCGCCGAAGAGTTGGGGCTGCCCACGGCCCGCTACGCCTTTGCGCAAAGTGCGGAAGAGTTGCGCGTCAATGCCGCGGCCATCGGCTTTCCCTGCGTGGTGAAGCCGATCATGAGTTCGTCCGGCAAGGGGCAGAGCGTGGTGCGGACCGCCGCGGAGGTGGACGCCGCCTGGCGCTACGCCATGGAGGGGGCGCGCGGCGCGTCCGATACCGCCATCATCGAGGAGTTCATCCCGTTCGACTATGAGATCACCCTGCTGACCGTCCGCCACGCCGGGGGCACCTCGTTCTGTCCCCCCATCGGCCATGTGCAGATCAAGGGGGATTACCACGAATCGTGGCAGCCCATGGCCATGTCCGCGGCGGCCCTCGCCGAGGCGAGGCGCCAGGCGGCGGCGGTCACCGGCGCCTTGGGAGGGTACGGCATCTTCGGGGTGGAACTGTTCGTTAAAGGCGATACGGTCCTGTTCAGCGAGGTGTCCCCCCGGCCCCACGACACCGGAATGGTGACCATGATCTCCCAGAACGCAAGCCAGTTCGAACTGCACGTGCGCGCCATCCTCGGGCTGCCGGTGCCCGAGATTCTCAACCTGGCCCCTTCGGCCAGCCATGTGATCCTGGCGGAGGAAAGCCGGGACAACGTGCGTTTCGAGGGGCTGACGGAGGCCCTGGACGTCCCCGGGGCCAAGCTGCGCCTGTTCGGCAAGCCGGATACCCGTCCCGGCCGTCGTATGGGGGTGGCCCTGGTCCAGGGGGCGTCCACCGACGAGGCCCGAAGCCGGGCCGAGGCCAGCGCCCACTGCGTGCGGCTGGTGTCGCTGGCGTGA
- a CDS encoding histidine kinase N-terminal 7TM domain-containing protein, with protein MTVLRPLLIGFLLLSAIGDVFLACFAWRRNHLPGAPAFAALMAAVGCYSFGYALELSSDTLEAMLAWSRVQYLGIVLIAPLWIIATLHYSGRGRWLTVPVTAGLFVVPLVILVLRTIPAFSWLVYRGAWINTAAPFPLLAFTPGPWYWVSTTYTNLAMLAGTLLIGVKPRYRSTMYRRQDMVMLVGSLFPWCAFLVYLAGFNPWGIDLVPIALSLAGPLYAWGILSTRLFDLAPVARETLFDRMSEPVLVFDNQGRFVDCNRAAARFGMEDRVGLPVSPALEHLPGLGAVVDGPRDEGDGPLWQDRRDGRFWQVSVSRISEGNDVDRGRLVVLRDVTGLKRVVQALRQSEEQYRFVTENVSDAIWQLDAELRFVFVNGHTDFHGYTREELIGKPLFSLLTPEGVAEVTRKQAERMQMDAQGTASGVLRYEVQMLCKDGGHIWVEVDVTPYRDENDAIIGYVGVTRDISGRREAENAIRKLSTIVEQSPVSIVITDREGTIEYVNPSFCHQTGYGPDEVCGGNPRILKAGEHPPEFYVDLWRRIQGGEVWRGEFHNRKKNGELFWESASISPIRDGLGVITHYVAVKEDITEKKLLVERLQQMAHYDELTGLPNRTLFFDRFRQAAALAARDRHRFALLYLDLDGFKEINDAHGHETGDHVLKIVADRLTSCVRGSDTVARMGGDEFTLILATLSQGKDAGQVAEHIIGALSQPLVVPDGSPVRLGASIGIGVFPDDADSAEKLLICADVAMYRAKRSGKNTYCFGRDDTAGDHLKQEA; from the coding sequence ATGACAGTACTGCGTCCTCTTCTCATAGGTTTCCTGCTGCTCTCTGCCATCGGCGATGTTTTCCTGGCCTGTTTTGCCTGGCGGCGCAACCACCTGCCGGGCGCGCCCGCTTTTGCCGCGCTCATGGCGGCAGTCGGCTGTTATTCCTTCGGGTATGCCCTGGAACTGTCCAGCGACACCCTGGAAGCCATGCTGGCCTGGAGCCGCGTCCAGTACCTGGGGATCGTGCTGATCGCGCCTTTGTGGATCATTGCCACGCTGCATTATTCCGGCAGGGGCCGCTGGCTTACCGTGCCGGTCACTGCCGGACTGTTCGTTGTGCCGCTTGTGATCCTGGTGCTGCGGACGATCCCTGCCTTTTCATGGCTCGTCTATCGCGGTGCCTGGATCAATACGGCCGCGCCGTTTCCCCTGCTGGCCTTTACGCCCGGCCCCTGGTACTGGGTCAGTACCACGTACACCAATCTGGCCATGCTGGCCGGAACCCTCCTGATCGGGGTCAAGCCAAGGTATCGCTCCACCATGTACCGCCGTCAGGATATGGTCATGCTGGTGGGGTCGCTCTTCCCCTGGTGCGCCTTCCTGGTCTACCTGGCGGGGTTCAACCCGTGGGGCATCGACCTGGTCCCCATCGCCCTGTCCCTGGCCGGTCCGCTCTACGCCTGGGGAATCCTCTCCACCCGGCTTTTCGATCTGGCCCCGGTGGCGCGGGAAACCCTTTTCGACCGTATGAGCGAACCGGTCCTGGTATTCGATAACCAGGGGCGGTTTGTGGACTGCAACCGGGCCGCTGCCCGCTTCGGCATGGAAGACCGGGTCGGCCTTCCGGTATCCCCGGCCCTGGAACATCTGCCGGGGCTGGGCGCTGTCGTGGACGGTCCGCGGGACGAGGGGGACGGCCCCCTCTGGCAGGACCGCCGCGACGGGCGTTTTTGGCAGGTCAGCGTCAGCCGTATCAGCGAAGGCAACGATGTGGACCGGGGGCGGCTGGTGGTGCTGCGGGATGTCACCGGCCTGAAGCGGGTGGTGCAGGCGTTGCGGCAGAGCGAGGAACAGTACCGTTTTGTCACGGAAAACGTCTCCGATGCGATCTGGCAGTTGGACGCCGAGTTGAGGTTTGTGTTCGTCAACGGCCATACGGATTTTCACGGCTATACCCGTGAGGAACTGATCGGCAAGCCGCTTTTTTCGCTTTTGACGCCCGAAGGGGTTGCCGAGGTCACCAGGAAACAGGCCGAACGGATGCAGATGGATGCCCAGGGAACGGCGAGCGGCGTTTTGCGTTATGAAGTCCAGATGCTCTGCAAGGATGGCGGCCATATCTGGGTTGAGGTCGATGTCACTCCCTATCGCGACGAGAATGACGCGATCATCGGGTATGTGGGCGTTACTCGCGACATCTCCGGGAGACGGGAAGCGGAGAATGCTATCCGCAAGCTCTCCACCATCGTGGAACAGAGCCCTGTTTCCATCGTCATCACCGATCGCGAGGGGACCATAGAGTACGTGAACCCCTCCTTCTGCCACCAGACCGGCTATGGACCGGACGAGGTCTGCGGCGGCAATCCGCGCATCCTCAAGGCCGGCGAGCATCCCCCGGAGTTTTACGTCGATCTGTGGCGCCGTATCCAGGGGGGCGAGGTCTGGCGCGGGGAGTTCCACAACCGGAAGAAGAACGGCGAACTGTTCTGGGAGTCCGCATCGATTTCCCCCATCCGCGACGGGTTGGGCGTGATAACCCACTACGTGGCGGTCAAGGAAGACATAACCGAAAAGAAGCTGCTGGTTGAACGCCTGCAGCAGATGGCCCATTACGACGAATTGACCGGCTTGCCCAACAGGACCCTCTTCTTCGACCGGTTCCGCCAGGCCGCCGCCCTGGCGGCCCGCGACCGTCACCGTTTCGCCCTCCTGTACCTGGATCTGGACGGCTTCAAGGAGATCAACGACGCCCATGGCCACGAAACAGGGGACCACGTTCTCAAGATCGTGGCGGATCGTCTGACCTCCTGCGTACGGGGGTCTGATACCGTGGCGCGCATGGGGGGCGACGAATTCACCCTTATCCTGGCCACCCTGTCCCAGGGCAAGGACGCGGGCCAGGTCGCCGAGCATATCATCGGCGCCCTGAGCCAGCCCTTGGTGGTGCCCGACGGTTCCCCCGTACGTCTTGGGGCGAGCATCGGTATCGGTGTCTTTCCCGATGACGCCGACAGCGCCGAAAAACTCCTGATCTGCGCCGATGTCGCCATGTACCGGGCAAAGCGCAGCGGCAAGAATACCTATTGCTTCGGCAGGGACGACACGGCGGGGGACCACCTGAAGCAAGAGGCATAA
- a CDS encoding IPT/TIG domain-containing protein, producing MKSIAAVLIVATFCLAGNTPPLAAERPQRVVKPAASAPDTSPAILSIIPAQAEPGGRVTIFGANFGEQISAFLGSVEIPAKVTDGRQLEFIVPPLDTGLYALYLKRGDGVVGRAYNFSVLPLRPVLLALSPDRISSCAQGGERDVTAVGRNFGESTFLFFDNASIKSRVVSPEAIAFRVPQVAGGLHQVMVKNSPENASVPLALEIETKPEISLVTRGNEYVNYYELLIEGKNFQQNSALYVDGQRIGGSGGQDSAAREKVIFIDCTRLVYQRFPYSPVAKDFRLQVVNPGNDGSQVVNVSAP from the coding sequence ATGAAGAGCATTGCCGCTGTCCTGATCGTCGCGACGTTCTGCCTGGCAGGGAATACGCCGCCATTGGCGGCCGAACGGCCGCAGCGCGTGGTGAAGCCTGCGGCCTCCGCCCCGGACACGTCACCCGCCATCCTCAGCATCATCCCGGCCCAGGCGGAACCGGGCGGCAGGGTGACCATCTTCGGCGCCAATTTCGGCGAGCAGATCTCGGCGTTCCTCGGCAGTGTGGAGATCCCGGCCAAGGTGACCGACGGCAGACAGCTCGAGTTCATCGTCCCGCCGCTGGATACGGGATTGTACGCCCTGTACCTCAAGCGGGGCGACGGTGTTGTGGGGCGGGCCTACAACTTCTCCGTACTCCCGCTGCGCCCGGTGCTGCTCGCCCTTTCCCCCGACAGGATCAGTTCCTGCGCCCAGGGGGGCGAGCGGGACGTGACCGCCGTAGGCAGGAACTTCGGCGAGTCGACGTTCCTCTTCTTCGACAATGCCTCCATCAAGAGCCGGGTGGTTTCGCCCGAGGCCATCGCCTTCCGGGTGCCCCAGGTGGCGGGGGGGCTGCATCAGGTCATGGTGAAAAATTCCCCCGAGAACGCCTCGGTGCCGCTGGCGCTGGAGATCGAGACCAAGCCGGAGATCAGCCTGGTGACCCGGGGCAACGAGTACGTGAATTATTACGAATTGCTGATCGAGGGGAAGAACTTCCAACAGAACTCGGCCCTCTACGTGGACGGCCAGCGCATCGGCGGCAGTGGCGGTCAGGATTCGGCGGCGCGGGAGAAGGTGATCTTCATCGACTGCACCAGGCTCGTCTACCAGCGTTTTCCCTATTCGCCGGTCGCCAAGGATTTCCGCCTCCAGGTGGTGAATCCGGGCAACGACGGGAGCCAGGTGGTCAACGTCAGCGCGCCGTGA
- the lptG gene encoding LPS export ABC transporter permease LptG, translating into MTILSRYIAVAWLRLLALCLGSFVAVYLVLDMMDKIPRFIRAGGSAADILRFFVWKLPEMVGQTASFAILMATLLTLGMFSRNSEIIAMRSCGISLLRIAFPMLFLGLAASFALLLNAELVVPGSYERMEKIERVDIRKQGVNAVFRRNNIWFRSDNQILQARLFDPQARVLRGITLWKLDGSMNPTSRMDADSAEYHDGRWTLQDVVTKDFSRGRGYAAQRTGSMDVALNLKLDDLRVLDNNADNLSYRKLREYADNLQNGGYQAFRYLTMMHTKLSGPFAAFVMVILGIPFAFRNSRSGGAALGVGASIGIGFAYFVVNAMLLSYGRSGVLPPLVAAWGANIIFSLGGAWLAMTVRN; encoded by the coding sequence ATGACGATCCTCTCCCGTTACATAGCGGTTGCCTGGTTGCGCCTTCTGGCCCTCTGCCTGGGCAGTTTCGTGGCCGTCTACCTGGTGCTGGACATGATGGACAAGATCCCGCGCTTCATCCGCGCCGGCGGCTCGGCGGCTGACATCCTCCGTTTTTTCGTCTGGAAGCTGCCGGAGATGGTGGGACAGACCGCCTCGTTCGCTATCCTGATGGCGACCCTGCTGACCCTGGGGATGTTCTCCCGCAACAGCGAGATCATCGCCATGCGCAGTTGCGGCATCAGCCTGCTGCGCATCGCGTTCCCCATGCTGTTCCTGGGGCTGGCGGCCAGCTTTGCGCTGCTCTTGAACGCCGAACTGGTGGTGCCCGGCAGCTACGAGCGCATGGAGAAGATCGAGCGGGTCGATATCCGGAAGCAGGGGGTCAATGCGGTGTTCCGGCGCAACAATATCTGGTTCCGTTCCGACAACCAGATCCTTCAGGCCCGCCTGTTCGATCCCCAGGCCAGGGTGCTGCGGGGGATAACCCTCTGGAAGCTGGACGGTTCCATGAACCCCACCAGCCGTATGGATGCCGACTCGGCCGAATACCATGACGGCCGCTGGACCCTGCAGGACGTGGTGACGAAGGATTTCAGCCGGGGGCGCGGCTATGCCGCCCAGCGGACCGGCAGCATGGATGTGGCCCTGAATCTGAAACTGGACGATCTGCGCGTCCTGGACAACAATGCCGACAACCTGAGCTACCGGAAGCTCAGGGAATATGCCGACAACCTGCAAAACGGCGGTTACCAGGCCTTTCGCTACCTGACCATGATGCACACCAAGCTTTCCGGGCCGTTCGCCGCCTTTGTGATGGTCATCCTGGGCATTCCCTTCGCCTTCAGGAACAGCCGTTCGGGCGGCGCCGCCCTCGGGGTCGGGGCCAGCATCGGCATCGGCTTCGCCTATTTTGTGGTGAACGCCATGCTGCTCTCCTACGGGCGCAGCGGGGTTCTGCCGCCTCTGGTCGCGGCCTGGGGGGCCAATATCATCTTCAGCCTGGGCGGGGCATGGCTGGCCATGACCGTGAGGAATTGA
- the lptF gene encoding LPS export ABC transporter permease LptF gives MKRILSLYIIREIASLFLLGIAVFTLILLMGRLIKLTDLVISRGVPMADISRMILYLMPSFLVFTIPMAFLLAVLLAFGRLSADNEITVMKSGGLSLVQIMPPVVLCGMVAVLLTLAASTVGVPWGNSAFKRISFEMLKQNVAVTIREKVFWDEIPGIILYTDQYDEQNHTLKGVIIHDGRDQARPMTIFAATGNVGCTPNQQDICLVLNNGSIHAAGKGDGYRLVHFGEYAMTVAGPGKGGGIGRNETDMGIGELRQQIADPATPQATRLKMAAELQSRFAFPFASLVFAVVAVPLGIQNRRSGKSAGFSLSIAILLAYYVLLSLLRTLAERGTVPAELALWLPNVIFLAAGWYFLKMASLERSILSAAQDALLALIGKRSAVR, from the coding sequence ATGAAGCGCATCTTAAGCCTCTACATAATCCGCGAGATCGCCTCGCTCTTCCTGCTCGGCATTGCGGTCTTCACCCTGATCCTGCTGATGGGGAGGCTGATCAAGCTGACGGATCTGGTCATCTCCCGCGGCGTCCCCATGGCGGATATCAGCCGGATGATCCTGTACCTGATGCCCTCGTTCCTGGTGTTCACGATCCCCATGGCCTTTCTGCTGGCGGTGTTGCTGGCCTTTGGCCGCCTCTCGGCCGATAACGAGATCACGGTGATGAAATCCGGCGGGCTCAGCCTGGTGCAGATCATGCCACCAGTGGTGCTGTGCGGGATGGTTGCCGTGCTGTTGACCCTTGCCGCCAGCACCGTCGGGGTTCCCTGGGGCAACAGCGCCTTCAAGCGCATCAGTTTCGAGATGCTGAAGCAGAACGTGGCCGTGACCATCCGCGAGAAGGTGTTCTGGGACGAGATCCCGGGCATCATCCTTTACACCGACCAGTACGACGAGCAGAACCACACCCTCAAGGGGGTCATCATCCACGATGGCCGTGACCAGGCGCGCCCCATGACCATCTTCGCCGCTACCGGGAATGTGGGCTGTACGCCCAACCAGCAGGATATCTGTTTGGTGCTCAACAACGGCAGCATCCACGCGGCGGGCAAGGGGGACGGGTACCGGCTGGTCCATTTCGGCGAGTACGCCATGACCGTGGCCGGTCCCGGCAAAGGTGGGGGCATCGGCCGCAACGAGACGGATATGGGGATCGGCGAGCTGCGGCAGCAGATCGCCGATCCGGCCACGCCCCAGGCGACCCGCCTCAAGATGGCGGCCGAACTCCAGAGCCGTTTCGCTTTCCCGTTCGCCTCCCTGGTCTTTGCCGTGGTGGCGGTGCCGCTGGGCATCCAGAATCGCCGTTCGGGCAAATCCGCCGGGTTCTCCCTGAGCATCGCCATTCTTTTGGCCTATTACGTGCTGCTGTCGCTTCTGCGAACCCTGGCGGAGCGGGGAACCGTGCCGGCTGAACTGGCACTCTGGCTCCCCAACGTGATCTTCCTGGCCGCGGGGTGGTATTTCCTGAAGATGGCGTCCCTGGAACGCAGCATCCTGAGCGCGGCCCAGGATGCGCTCCTGGCCCTGATCGGGAAGAGGAGCGCCGTTCGATGA
- a CDS encoding chromate transporter, translating to MNIIVEIVLQFGMLSLVAFGGAGAVLPELHRLAVVTHHWMSDATFAHLVAISQATPGPNAIIVTLIGWHVAGLAGALAATIAMCGPSSLLIYVLMRFWEKIHGTRWQLVIQAGIAPLAIGLVLASGCIITRGADTSRGAYALTAATVLVVLNTRRNPLWLIGAGALLGLAGAV from the coding sequence ATGAACATCATCGTCGAGATCGTACTCCAGTTCGGGATGCTCTCCCTGGTCGCCTTTGGCGGGGCCGGGGCGGTGCTGCCCGAGCTGCACCGCCTGGCGGTGGTGACCCACCACTGGATGAGCGACGCCACCTTTGCGCATCTGGTGGCCATCTCCCAGGCCACGCCGGGGCCCAACGCGATCATCGTCACCCTGATCGGCTGGCATGTGGCGGGACTGGCCGGCGCCCTGGCCGCCACGATAGCCATGTGCGGCCCGTCGAGCCTTTTGATCTACGTTCTCATGCGCTTTTGGGAAAAGATCCACGGCACGCGCTGGCAGCTCGTCATCCAGGCCGGCATCGCGCCCCTGGCCATCGGCCTGGTGCTGGCGAGCGGCTGCATCATCACCCGCGGAGCCGATACAAGCCGGGGGGCATACGCCCTCACGGCGGCGACCGTGCTGGTCGTCCTGAACACCCGGCGGAACCCGCTCTGGCTGATCGGGGCCGGCGCGCTGCTGGGGCTGGCCGGCGCCGTCTGA
- a CDS encoding chromate transporter, giving the protein MEHRREISHRELFWGFTRIALSGFGGVMAWARRAIVEERGWLSSEEFTSLFGLCQFMPGPNIVNLSVCIGARFQGASGAVVSLLGLLLAPFGIIIALGALYGRFGELPAIQAMLRGIAAVAAGLILAMGVRMAADLRKRPLLLVFSAAILGAVVFLHWPLLAVMAGLAPFSMWLAARRYYRAP; this is encoded by the coding sequence ATGGAGCACCGCCGCGAAATCAGCCATAGGGAGCTTTTCTGGGGGTTCACCCGGATCGCCCTGTCCGGGTTCGGCGGCGTCATGGCGTGGGCCCGGCGCGCCATCGTCGAGGAGCGGGGGTGGCTCTCCTCCGAAGAATTCACCTCCCTGTTCGGCCTGTGCCAGTTCATGCCCGGGCCGAACATCGTCAATCTCTCGGTCTGCATCGGGGCCCGCTTTCAGGGGGCCAGCGGCGCCGTCGTCTCGCTGCTCGGCCTGTTGCTGGCCCCGTTCGGCATCATCATCGCGCTTGGGGCGCTCTACGGCCGGTTCGGGGAGTTGCCCGCGATCCAGGCCATGCTGCGCGGCATCGCCGCCGTCGCAGCCGGCCTGATCCTGGCCATGGGGGTGCGCATGGCTGCCGACCTCCGGAAACGGCCGCTCCTGCTGGTTTTCAGCGCCGCGATCCTGGGAGCGGTGGTCTTCCTCCACTGGCCACTGCTGGCGGTGATGGCTGGCCTGGCCCCCTTCAGCATGTGGCTTGCGGCACGCCGCTACTACAGGGCGCCATGA
- a CDS encoding cytochrome c3 family protein, whose product MHYVRFFVLVTLALSVPCISGAVTINKKHLDNGIKCSDCHEEAAPQRAAKSAACIACHTEAPGSVKTYLDQGNQRSVNMHASHEGMVRCTLCHGIHKESRLYCNDCHKFEAKVP is encoded by the coding sequence ATGCACTACGTTCGTTTTTTCGTGTTGGTAACGCTTGCCTTATCCGTTCCCTGTATTTCAGGGGCCGTCACCATAAATAAAAAGCATCTGGACAACGGGATCAAATGCAGTGATTGCCATGAAGAGGCCGCTCCGCAAAGAGCCGCCAAAAGTGCCGCGTGCATCGCCTGCCATACCGAGGCTCCCGGTTCGGTCAAAACGTATCTCGATCAGGGGAACCAGCGCTCGGTGAACATGCACGCCTCCCATGAGGGCATGGTGAGGTGTACGCTGTGCCATGGCATTCATAAAGAATCACGGTTGTATTGCAACGACTGCCACAAGTTCGAAGCCAAGGTCCCTTGA